The following coding sequences lie in one Mycteria americana isolate JAX WOST 10 ecotype Jacksonville Zoo and Gardens chromosome 13, USCA_MyAme_1.0, whole genome shotgun sequence genomic window:
- the PISD gene encoding phosphatidylserine decarboxylase proenzyme, mitochondrial isoform X5, protein MCQSNTLQGPDLHTGKWLQFPQLALRRRLGQLSCMSRPALKLRSWPLTILYYLLPFGALKPLTRVGWRPMSRVALYKSVPTRLLSRAWGRLNQVELPTWLRKPVYSLYIWTFGVNMKEAAVEDLHHYRNLSEFFRRKLKPQARPVCCLHSVISPSDGKILNFGQVKNCEVEQVKGVTYSLESFLGPRISTEELHFSQASPGNSFQQQLVTKEGNELYHCVIYLAPGDYHCFHSPTDWRVSHRRHFPGSLMSVNPGVARWIKELFCHNERVVLTGDWKHGFFSLTAVGATNVGSIRIYFDQDLHTNSPCYSKGSYNDFSFISNNNKEGIPMRKGEHLGEFNLGSTIVLIFEAPKDFKFHLKAGQKIRFGEALGSL, encoded by the exons ATGTGTCAGTCAAACACCCTGCAGGGACCAGATCTGCACACAGGGAAATG GTTGCAATTTCCCCAGCTGGCCCTGAGGCGAAGGTTGGGCCAGCTAAGCTGTATGTCTAGGCCTGCTCTGAAACTCCGTTCTTGGCCTCTGACTATTCTCTATTATCTTCTGCCTTTCGGTGCTCTTAAACCCTTGACGAGAGTGGGATGGAGGCCTATGAGCAGG GTTGCTCTGTACAAATCTGTACCAACTCGACTTCTCTCACGAGCCTGGGGTCGCCTGAACCAGGTGGAGCTGCCTACATGGCTCCGGAAGCCTGTTTACAGCCTGTACATCTGGACGTTTGGAGTGAACATGAAGGAGGCAGCTGTTGAAGATCTGCATCACTATAGAAACCTCAGCGAATTCTTCCGCAGGAAGCTGAAACCACAAGCGCGGCCAGTCTGCTGTTTGCACAGTGTG ATTAGTCCCTCTGATGGAAAGATCCTTAATTTTGGCCAGGTAAAAAACTGTGAAGTGGAGCAAGTAAAAGGGGTTACTTATTCTCTGGAATCTTTCTTGGGACCTCGCATCTCCACAGAGGAACTGCATTTTAGCCAGG CCTCACCTGGTAACTCTTTTCAGCAACAACTGGTCACAAAGGAGGGGAATGAGCTCTATCATTGTGTAATCTACCTTGCACCAGGGGACTATCACTGCTTCCACTCACCCACTGACTGGAGAGTGTCACACCGACGTCATTTCCCAG GCTCTCTGATGTCTGTGAATCCTGGAGTTGCTCGCTGGATCAAGGAGCTGTTCTGCCACAATGAACGGGTTGTCCTTACAGGTGACTGGAAACATGGCTTTTTCTCTTTAACAGCTGTAGGAGCAACAAATGTGGGCTCTATCCGCATCTACTTTGACCAG GACTTGCATACCAACAGTCCATGTTACTCTAAAGGTTCCTACAATGACTTCAGCTTCATATCCAACAACAACAAGGAGGGAATCCCCATGAGGAAAGGGGAACATTTAGGGGAATTTAACTTGGGTTCTACGATCGTGCTAATCTTTGAGGCACCCAAGGACTTCAAATTCCACCTCAAAGCTGGACAGAAAATCCGCTTTGGAGAAGCGCTGGGCTCTCTATAG
- the PISD gene encoding phosphatidylserine decarboxylase proenzyme, mitochondrial isoform X3: MCQSNTLQGPDLHTGKWLRSGNGGSSSCAGDQHPQLESPGPAGSAGGTPNRRTRFRLQFPQLALRRRLGQLSCMSRPALKLRSWPLTILYYLLPFGALKPLTRVGWRPMSRVALYKSVPTRLLSRAWGRLNQVELPTWLRKPVYSLYIWTFGVNMKEAAVEDLHHYRNLSEFFRRKLKPQARPVCCLHSVISPSDGKILNFGQVKNCEVEQVKGVTYSLESFLGPRISTEELHFSQASPGNSFQQQLVTKEGNELYHCVIYLAPGDYHCFHSPTDWRVSHRRHFPGSLMSVNPGVARWIKELFCHNERVVLTGDWKHGFFSLTAVGATNVGSIRIYFDQDLHTNSPCYSKGSYNDFSFISNNNKEGIPMRKGEHLGEFNLGSTIVLIFEAPKDFKFHLKAGQKIRFGEALGSL, encoded by the exons ATGTGTCAGTCAAACACCCTGCAGGGACCAGATCTGCACACAGGGAAATG GCTGCGTTCAGGGaacggcggcagcagcagctgtgccggGGACCAGCACCCACAACTGGAGAGTCCAGGCCCGGCTGGCTCTGCTGGTGGTACACCAAATAGGAGAACTCGTTTCAG GTTGCAATTTCCCCAGCTGGCCCTGAGGCGAAGGTTGGGCCAGCTAAGCTGTATGTCTAGGCCTGCTCTGAAACTCCGTTCTTGGCCTCTGACTATTCTCTATTATCTTCTGCCTTTCGGTGCTCTTAAACCCTTGACGAGAGTGGGATGGAGGCCTATGAGCAGG GTTGCTCTGTACAAATCTGTACCAACTCGACTTCTCTCACGAGCCTGGGGTCGCCTGAACCAGGTGGAGCTGCCTACATGGCTCCGGAAGCCTGTTTACAGCCTGTACATCTGGACGTTTGGAGTGAACATGAAGGAGGCAGCTGTTGAAGATCTGCATCACTATAGAAACCTCAGCGAATTCTTCCGCAGGAAGCTGAAACCACAAGCGCGGCCAGTCTGCTGTTTGCACAGTGTG ATTAGTCCCTCTGATGGAAAGATCCTTAATTTTGGCCAGGTAAAAAACTGTGAAGTGGAGCAAGTAAAAGGGGTTACTTATTCTCTGGAATCTTTCTTGGGACCTCGCATCTCCACAGAGGAACTGCATTTTAGCCAGG CCTCACCTGGTAACTCTTTTCAGCAACAACTGGTCACAAAGGAGGGGAATGAGCTCTATCATTGTGTAATCTACCTTGCACCAGGGGACTATCACTGCTTCCACTCACCCACTGACTGGAGAGTGTCACACCGACGTCATTTCCCAG GCTCTCTGATGTCTGTGAATCCTGGAGTTGCTCGCTGGATCAAGGAGCTGTTCTGCCACAATGAACGGGTTGTCCTTACAGGTGACTGGAAACATGGCTTTTTCTCTTTAACAGCTGTAGGAGCAACAAATGTGGGCTCTATCCGCATCTACTTTGACCAG GACTTGCATACCAACAGTCCATGTTACTCTAAAGGTTCCTACAATGACTTCAGCTTCATATCCAACAACAACAAGGAGGGAATCCCCATGAGGAAAGGGGAACATTTAGGGGAATTTAACTTGGGTTCTACGATCGTGCTAATCTTTGAGGCACCCAAGGACTTCAAATTCCACCTCAAAGCTGGACAGAAAATCCGCTTTGGAGAAGCGCTGGGCTCTCTATAG
- the PISD gene encoding phosphatidylserine decarboxylase proenzyme, mitochondrial isoform X2 yields MVRCYKALSNPPPSCYNLRKVKIHVRRLRSGNGGSSSCAGDQHPQLESPGPAGSAGGTPNRRTRFRLQFPQLALRRRLGQLSCMSRPALKLRSWPLTILYYLLPFGALKPLTRVGWRPMSRVALYKSVPTRLLSRAWGRLNQVELPTWLRKPVYSLYIWTFGVNMKEAAVEDLHHYRNLSEFFRRKLKPQARPVCCLHSVISPSDGKILNFGQVKNCEVEQVKGVTYSLESFLGPRISTEELHFSQASPGNSFQQQLVTKEGNELYHCVIYLAPGDYHCFHSPTDWRVSHRRHFPGSLMSVNPGVARWIKELFCHNERVVLTGDWKHGFFSLTAVGATNVGSIRIYFDQDLHTNSPCYSKGSYNDFSFISNNNKEGIPMRKGEHLGEFNLGSTIVLIFEAPKDFKFHLKAGQKIRFGEALGSL; encoded by the exons ATGGTGAGATGCTATAAAGCTTTATCTAACCCTCCACCCTCTTGCTACAACCTCCGCAAAGTTAAAATTCATGTCCGGAGGCTGCGTTCAGGGaacggcggcagcagcagctgtgccggGGACCAGCACCCACAACTGGAGAGTCCAGGCCCGGCTGGCTCTGCTGGTGGTACACCAAATAGGAGAACTCGTTTCAG GTTGCAATTTCCCCAGCTGGCCCTGAGGCGAAGGTTGGGCCAGCTAAGCTGTATGTCTAGGCCTGCTCTGAAACTCCGTTCTTGGCCTCTGACTATTCTCTATTATCTTCTGCCTTTCGGTGCTCTTAAACCCTTGACGAGAGTGGGATGGAGGCCTATGAGCAGG GTTGCTCTGTACAAATCTGTACCAACTCGACTTCTCTCACGAGCCTGGGGTCGCCTGAACCAGGTGGAGCTGCCTACATGGCTCCGGAAGCCTGTTTACAGCCTGTACATCTGGACGTTTGGAGTGAACATGAAGGAGGCAGCTGTTGAAGATCTGCATCACTATAGAAACCTCAGCGAATTCTTCCGCAGGAAGCTGAAACCACAAGCGCGGCCAGTCTGCTGTTTGCACAGTGTG ATTAGTCCCTCTGATGGAAAGATCCTTAATTTTGGCCAGGTAAAAAACTGTGAAGTGGAGCAAGTAAAAGGGGTTACTTATTCTCTGGAATCTTTCTTGGGACCTCGCATCTCCACAGAGGAACTGCATTTTAGCCAGG CCTCACCTGGTAACTCTTTTCAGCAACAACTGGTCACAAAGGAGGGGAATGAGCTCTATCATTGTGTAATCTACCTTGCACCAGGGGACTATCACTGCTTCCACTCACCCACTGACTGGAGAGTGTCACACCGACGTCATTTCCCAG GCTCTCTGATGTCTGTGAATCCTGGAGTTGCTCGCTGGATCAAGGAGCTGTTCTGCCACAATGAACGGGTTGTCCTTACAGGTGACTGGAAACATGGCTTTTTCTCTTTAACAGCTGTAGGAGCAACAAATGTGGGCTCTATCCGCATCTACTTTGACCAG GACTTGCATACCAACAGTCCATGTTACTCTAAAGGTTCCTACAATGACTTCAGCTTCATATCCAACAACAACAAGGAGGGAATCCCCATGAGGAAAGGGGAACATTTAGGGGAATTTAACTTGGGTTCTACGATCGTGCTAATCTTTGAGGCACCCAAGGACTTCAAATTCCACCTCAAAGCTGGACAGAAAATCCGCTTTGGAGAAGCGCTGGGCTCTCTATAG
- the PISD gene encoding phosphatidylserine decarboxylase proenzyme, mitochondrial isoform X1: MPPRADPFSRGAPELRPAGPPPRPGVLPGPGRARQRCRRVPVPSGFSSFSFVLPWLLLRRGPGPCGQAAALERQWLGGEAGEGRQPRAASLRRGPAGSERERGAAAGPAVSPARAGRAAPRRVRREVALYKSVPTRLLSRAWGRLNQVELPTWLRKPVYSLYIWTFGVNMKEAAVEDLHHYRNLSEFFRRKLKPQARPVCCLHSVISPSDGKILNFGQVKNCEVEQVKGVTYSLESFLGPRISTEELHFSQASPGNSFQQQLVTKEGNELYHCVIYLAPGDYHCFHSPTDWRVSHRRHFPGSLMSVNPGVARWIKELFCHNERVVLTGDWKHGFFSLTAVGATNVGSIRIYFDQDLHTNSPCYSKGSYNDFSFISNNNKEGIPMRKGEHLGEFNLGSTIVLIFEAPKDFKFHLKAGQKIRFGEALGSL, encoded by the exons ATGCCTCCCCGGGCAGACCCCTTCTCCCGCGGAGCGCCCGAGCTCCGGCCCgcgggccccccgccccgccccggggtgctgccgggcCCCGGCCGGGCGAGACAACGTTGTCGCCGCGTTCCGGTCCCCTctggtttctcttccttttcgtttgtcctgccctggctcctcctcCGAAGGGGGCCGGGGCCCTGCGGGCAGGCAGCCGCTTTGGAGCGCCAGTGGCTGGGAGGCGAGGCGGGGGAgggccgccagccccgcgccgctTCCTTAAGGCGAGGACCGGCGGGCAGCGagcgggagcgcggggcggctgcggggccggcggtgTCCCCtgcccgggcgggccgggccgcgccgcgtcGCGTCCGCCGGGAG GTTGCTCTGTACAAATCTGTACCAACTCGACTTCTCTCACGAGCCTGGGGTCGCCTGAACCAGGTGGAGCTGCCTACATGGCTCCGGAAGCCTGTTTACAGCCTGTACATCTGGACGTTTGGAGTGAACATGAAGGAGGCAGCTGTTGAAGATCTGCATCACTATAGAAACCTCAGCGAATTCTTCCGCAGGAAGCTGAAACCACAAGCGCGGCCAGTCTGCTGTTTGCACAGTGTG ATTAGTCCCTCTGATGGAAAGATCCTTAATTTTGGCCAGGTAAAAAACTGTGAAGTGGAGCAAGTAAAAGGGGTTACTTATTCTCTGGAATCTTTCTTGGGACCTCGCATCTCCACAGAGGAACTGCATTTTAGCCAGG CCTCACCTGGTAACTCTTTTCAGCAACAACTGGTCACAAAGGAGGGGAATGAGCTCTATCATTGTGTAATCTACCTTGCACCAGGGGACTATCACTGCTTCCACTCACCCACTGACTGGAGAGTGTCACACCGACGTCATTTCCCAG GCTCTCTGATGTCTGTGAATCCTGGAGTTGCTCGCTGGATCAAGGAGCTGTTCTGCCACAATGAACGGGTTGTCCTTACAGGTGACTGGAAACATGGCTTTTTCTCTTTAACAGCTGTAGGAGCAACAAATGTGGGCTCTATCCGCATCTACTTTGACCAG GACTTGCATACCAACAGTCCATGTTACTCTAAAGGTTCCTACAATGACTTCAGCTTCATATCCAACAACAACAAGGAGGGAATCCCCATGAGGAAAGGGGAACATTTAGGGGAATTTAACTTGGGTTCTACGATCGTGCTAATCTTTGAGGCACCCAAGGACTTCAAATTCCACCTCAAAGCTGGACAGAAAATCCGCTTTGGAGAAGCGCTGGGCTCTCTATAG